One window of Camelus dromedarius isolate mCamDro1 chromosome 18, mCamDro1.pat, whole genome shotgun sequence genomic DNA carries:
- the BMP2 gene encoding bone morphogenetic protein 2 yields the protein MVAGTRCLLALLLPQVLLGGAAGLIPELGRRKFAASAGPSSSQPSDDVLSEFELRLLSMFGLKQRPTPSRDAVVPPYMLDLYRRHSGQPGALAPDHRLERAASLANTVRSFHHEESLEELPEASGKTTRRFFFNLTSIPTEEFVTSAELQVFREQMQETLENNSSFHHRINIYEILKPATASSKFPVTRLLDTRLVTPNASRWESFDVTPAVMRWTAQGLANHGFVVEVAHPEEGHGASRRHVRISRSLHPDEHSWSQIRPLLVTFGHDGKGHPLHKREKRQAKHKQRKRLKSSCKRHPLYVDFSDVGWNDWIVAPPGYHAFYCHGECPFPLADHLNSTNHAIVQTLVNSVNSKIPKACCVPTELSAISMLYLDENEKVVLKNYQDMVVEGCGCR from the exons ATGGTGGCCGGGACCCGCTGTCTTCTAGCGTTGCTGCTTCCCCAGGTCCTCCTGGGCGGCGCGGCCGGCCTCATTCCCGAGCTGGGCCGGAGGAAGTTCGCGGCGTCTGCTGGCCCCTCCTCGTCCCAGCCGTCAGACGACGTTCTGAGTGAGTTCGAGTTGCGGCTGCTCAGCATGTTCGGCCTAAAGCAGAGACCCACCCCCAGCAGGGACGCCGTAGTGCCCCCCTACATGCTGGACCTGTACCGCCGGCACTCGGGCCAGCCGGGCGCGCTCGCCCCGGACCACCGGCTGGAGAGGGCCGCCAGCCTCGCCAACACCGTGCGCAGCTTCCACCACGAAG AATCTTTGGAAGAACTACCAGAAGCGAGTGGAAAAACAACCCGGCGATTCTTCTTTAATTTGACTTCTATCCCCACTGAAGAGTTTGTCACCTCGGCAGAACTTCAAGTCTTTCGGGAACAGATGCAGgaaactttggaaaacaatagCAGTTTCCATCATCgaattaatatttatgaaattctgAAACCTGCGACAGCCAGCTCGAAGTTCCCGGTGACCAGACTCTTGGACACCAGGCTGGTGACCCCGAACGCCAGCAGGTGGGAGAGTTTTGACGTCACCCCCGCGGTGATGAGGTGGACCGCGCAGGGGCTGGCCAACCACGGCTTTGTCGTGGAAGTGGCCCACCCGGAGGAGGGCCACGGGGCCTCCAGGAGGCATGTTCGGATTAGCAGGTCTTTGCACCCAGATGAGCACAGCTGGTCACAGATCAGGCCCCTGCTAGTAACTTTCGGCCACGATGGGAAGGGACACCCCCTCCACAAGAGAGAAAAGCGCCAAGCGAAGCACAAACAGCGGAAACGCCTTAAGTCCAGCTGTAAGAGACACCCTTTGTACGTGGACTTCAGTGACGTGGGCTGGAATGACTGGATCGTGGCCCCCCCGGGGTATCATGCCTTTTACTGCCACGGAGAGTGTCCCTTTCCCCTGGCCGATCACCTGAACTCCACTAACCATGCCATCGTCCAGACGTTGGTCAACTCAGTGAACTCTAAGATTCCCAAGGCATGCTGTGTCCCCACGGAACTCAGCGCCATCTCCATGCTGTACcttgatgaaaatgaaaaggtGGTATTAAAGAACTATCAGGACATGGTTGTGGAGGGTTGTGGGTGTCGTTAG